The nucleotide sequence ATGTTTACTGTTTTCAGCaggtcaaaattaaaatatgtttcaaGATTATGTACTTATCCAACAGAACCTGAAGTACCTCAATTCTAATTTCAGTATTGGGGCTACAGAGAAAAGTATTCCTGAACCAAGGAGATGATTTCCATGCAGAAGGTGATTCAAAACCTTTCATGAAAGGTGTTCCACCAAATCTACAATCAAAGAAGCAGACAGTCAGAAACAGTGTGACTTCTTGCAAATAACAATAAgcagaaaattaattttcagatgcCCCACAAAGACTACAAAACTGTGGAGGCAGCTTAAACAATTAGCAATAATACTATAGTGTTAAGTTTCAATATCAAAATGTTCTGCACAATCAGTTAAATgcatccaaaataaaattattcaatcGATATCAATAACAAGAAATTTCAAGAACATTACATGCTATAGGTTTCAAAACCTCCATCATTTTTACTTTGATCCCCTGAACTATCCCCTGGAGCTTTTACACGATTAACAGAAACTGTAAGATTTTCATGCTCCTTTGCACGAACACAAGGAGAGCTAAACCTGCATGGATTCTCATAAGATAATTTTGAAGGGATGCTCTGGTTTGGAGCTGTTTCCGAGCTCCTATTGTTCAAGTTTCTGGGAGTTCTAACACTAGAACCTATAATTCTATCTCTAAAACCAACTTGATCAGATGAATATAATGAAAGGTCGTTCCTATCATGTTCAGACAAAACTCCAGAAGATTGTAGCACCTGATAAACACGACAAAAGGAGTGAAAAAGTAATCTAACAAAGAAATGAGACAGGGGAGGACAGAGGGACAAGTAACTCCAGATTACAATAAGAGGAGATGAACTATGCAAGTACTTACAATCTCAGTAGCAGCAGCATCAATCTTCATTTTAGAATCAACGTCAAAATGTCGCTGCTTAACCTTACCAGGAGAATTACCGTCAAGAGCATCTCTTTGAGACTTCTTTTCTTCCAAAATTGCCGATTTAATTGTCTCCTCTACTTGTTTACCTTTATCAGCTTGTCCGCAATTTTCTTTATCGTCATCAAAACCAGAAGCCCCAGAGTTTTGCTTTTGCAATGAAGATGGAGAAAGTATATCTGGTTCCAAACTAGAAAAAGCTTTCGACAAAGAGGATGCCATGTCAGTCTCATGTTTCTTACCTATTCTTTTATCTGAAAGTGGCGATAACAAATCTCGGCATCGTTTCTTTAATATTGATGGTGTACCCGCAAAAGTTTTAGCTGCACTTTTCAATAATGCTTCAGGACTATCATCGCGAGAAGGCGAGTCCCACAACCTTGACGGAGTCATACAGTTCATAGAAGACATCATAAACTGGCGGATACCCAGAGGACTAAATTCTTGCTGCATATCACCCCCAGATTGTACAAGATCACAGCTCAGGAAAGGAATATCCAAGCTTGGAAAACGGGGAGGTTCATAACATAGTGCTCCATTGCCCGCCTTTTCTGTGTGCATGTTTGGCTTTGGCATTTCATCTGTTGGACAACAGTTTTGATTAACATCTTGCATTACTGCACTATCTATAGCATCAATACAATGAGAACTGGATATGTCATTGCCATAAATGAAGTTATCAGGTGCTCTGGAGCCAAACTGCTGATTCTCAGGCTCAGCAGAATGAACTGGATGGTTAGATTGGGAGGATGACATTCCTTTGAAGTTATTAGAACACTGAGGACAAGTTAATGGCAGAGTTGAGGTTCCACCAGTTACGAAAATCGAAATATGACATGATTGACAAACAAATGCAGGGTGACCAGAAAATTCAACAGTACCAACACCATTATTATAATCTCCATGGATAAAACGTCTATCATTATTTGCCTCTGAAAACAGGACTCTGCAACATTCATCATCAGATATCAACATATGATCTGGTTTAGCAGAATCCATAGATGTAGCTTCCATGTGCATTGAAGCAGCTAAACCCACTGAAGTCTGATATGGAACATTCACCAAGTCACGTATTCCACTAGGATCTGTACAATCTCTTTGCATCTGCGGAGAGTCATTCCCTAAGTCCATTGATGAAATATTGGGTAAGGAATGTAAGTTAAGGTGGTGATTCTCTTTAATGGAATTTCCAGGTTCATGTGAGTATTGGTCATTGAATTCAGAAGAGCATGCCTCATGATGAGCAATTTCTGGAATGCATATAGTAACATCGTCAATTGAGTCGTCAATTGATACAAGATATGGCTCTGAACAGGATGCTTGACTTGGACTATGATCCATCCCAAGACTACATTCTTCATTTGGTCTATTCTCCTCTTCAGGTTGTAAGTCAACACTGGTTATCTCTCTAGTGGATGGAAAGTGGAGAGCATTAGCTGACTCATGACTACACTCTAAAACTTCATCTCCTTCAATCCGCTGAAGAGCATTCTCATCTTCATTACATTGCAACCTTGAAGATGTTGCAACCATTGATTGGCTTGGATTTCCAACATGAGGTGCAGATTGCAATTGAGTAAGCAAGCCTGAAGCCAAGTAAGAATCCAATTTCTTTTTGACTGAACTGTTCCAGTGGTTTTTAATAGCATTGTCTGTCCTGTTTCCATAGAAGTACAAATACTCAATAAATCTAAAAGCATGTTGATAAGCAGAACACTGAGAATGAACTAGAACTTGACATGAAAAAACCAGGGCACTGATGACATCGTATGGATCCCCTGTAGGTTACTACAGGAGTAGGACGAAATGATAAGATCTtactttaataattaaaatttaagaattttattgTCTCTTTCTCATACCAGAACCTGTGGTACTTCGGTATCTGATGAAATCAGTCCCAGAACACATATGATTAAAAACTATGACCGCACACAGAAGCGAAGCATGTTCCATATTCTCATTCTcaatagaaaaaatttatttaccTTCCAGGCAAAAACTTTGTTAATTCAGCCCACTTGTTCCCATAAATCTGATGAGCACGTATTAGAGCCAACTCCTCTTCCTGTGTCCATGCTTCCTTGTTTATAGCAGGATTAAGATGATTATGCCACCTAATAAGATTttagaaattattattaataaaaagtgCACCATCCCtccaaatatatttcaaaatcaatcCTACAATATGATTTATAAACGTCACATGTTGAGGATTATAGGCTTACGGTTATGGAAGAAAGAGAAAACGGAATACTTTAAATATTATTCTATGTGTCGTGTGTGGTTGCGTGTATTTTCTAGTACTCTACAGCTGGTTctatatttcattatttatttttgcttagCCGTTTTGCAATTAGTCTGGTAGGTAAGTCCCTTAGTTAGCTAGTCCTAGGCTTCTCTAGTAACTGCTCTAGAGTGTaagaatcattttcaaaaatttcaatgcAGAATTAAATTCCATTCTCCACAAAATGTAATATGGTTACCAAGTTTAAGGACATTCTAAagttaataaaatgaaaatattattgataaaataGTGATGTTAGAGAAAATTTTCTACAAACTCGCTAACTAGGCTATAAGGATAGAGATACtccaaaatattctaaaaatgcAATTATAAATCTCATAAGTCACGACATACTCTCCAGTTAATCTAACAAGGTTACAAGGATAAACAGTCATGAGATACTTGCTAACTAGACCATACCTTTCTCGACATTGCTTTCCAATACGTCCAGGTAAATGTTGTGCGATAGTTGACCACTTCTTAGGCCCATATTTGTTCACCAATTCAATCATCACGTCATCTTCCTATTAACATATTTGGATTAGTAGATATCTAACTAGAAAGTTGATATAATCCAAGGCAACATCAAAACAATGTGGAAAACAGTGACTGAACTGTAGCATGCTAAAAGAAGCTCTAATAGCAGTTATTGGTTTATATAGGTAAGATAAAAActaaaagagagaaagaaccCCTTCTACATATAGAGATATCAGAATAACACAAGACAAAAGGAATGTATATGACTGACTACCTCTTTAGACCACGGCCCTTTAACAAGTTCAGGATTCAACACTTTCTGCCACCTATGTAAGCATTGCACATCAGTTCTATCCTTGAAACACTCCGCTTCAGACACACATAAGTAGCAATTAGACAAGTTATGAAACAAAATGTATCAAAACAAAGATGCATAAGCCAAACACTGCTATAAGAAAGTTATCATGTAGATAAATGAACCCACCTAAAACAATAGCTAACGAAATATGAGAGAGTAGAGCTACAAAACAGGTTTTGAAGACCTAAAGATTGGTTTTATGCTCTATAAACCAAACACTCAATACGAACATGTCACCCCAACATGacaaagttttttatttcatttaaaccTATGCAATTAAGTCTACGAATTTGTAACAAGAAACTCCAATGAGGTACATAACTTAAGAATGGACACATGCAATGTGCACTTAATATTGCATTCAATGGTGATAGGTCACaaataatttcatatataaTCAAAATGAATAAGTTCAAACATCAATGTTCTAcctatttttttccaattttttcctTGGAAACGCTGAACAGCCTTTCGCAATGTCTCAtcctgaagaaaaaaacataaaaataaaggtAAACCAAGTTCAGATTTTCTAGTATGAgtaaaaatcatcatcaaacggaaaaatattatgttgtttGAGTATCCAAAACATCACCTCCTCAGGAGTCCATTGCCCTTTTGTTGAACGCCTTGTAGGACCAGTAGTTCTCCTACAAATAGATTTTTAACGATTAGCAAAAACTTCCTTAACCCCATCATCAAAGTCTCAAACAAGAAGAAACTTAATATGGCTAATATGGCTACCTATGGCCTACTACAACTCACACCTATCAATATCAGCAATTTAGCATCAGTGATTCAATGAAATGGGAAGACACAAACAGTGCAAAGACTAGGCATGAAGATAACTATAACTTTGAAATGGAACTTTTCAATCTTCATTCCTCACCTATTACAATTCAGTAACTTTGCCCCTAGAAGAGAGCATGTTTATAAATCTCATTCCATTTAGAAAGAATTTTCAACTCTTCAATGATTAATATGTCGATTATTAAGAGGCTAAAAGTACTAGACACCAACCAATAATGCCTTGTAGTTATAAAGACACAGAAGGAGCGTCGATAATAACCGATCAATCTAATCGTTTATTGCTAATCGAGAGAATTATACAATTTCTCCATTAAAAATTAGAGTTTTATAGTTGCCATCCAATCTAGACAgattcaaaagaagaaattgattGCAGAGTTTTATGCTTACCCATGTAATGCTGCTCTAACTTTCTCAACACTATCAATGGGCCCATCCCCTTGAGGAACGGCCATTTTTCGTTCACCGTCCATAATTTGCTAGCATAAAAGTACAAAAGCATACCCCAATTCCCACTCTGCTACAAATCATTATAATTACAACCCCCTCTAAAGTGCAGCAAGATCAAATTcctgcaaaaaaaatacaaacacaccaactaattaaaaaaattaataatcaatcaaaatataacacaattcaacattGCAAATCAACCAAAATTTAATTCCAACAATGAAACAAGCACAggaactgaaaaaaaaaaaaaaattataatcaatctacacaaaaaacaattcaacattgtaaattaaccaaaaattaataatatattaacaaaccCTAATAATTATATCACACACACCCAATAGCTTAATTATAAAGCTGCTATAGTGATTTGTAAATCACATTtcaataattgaaaaaacaactATGAGTGAGTGAGATTAGTCAACTCTGAACACAagaaaacacacacaaaaaaattataaaaaaaattaaaaaaagcaaaTTCAAATTTGAGATATGAGAAATCAAATTCCAAAAATTCAACACTGAATAAAGCAAATACTATAATCAAGCATAAAAATCacgaaaataataaaattaaaaaacaattcatCACAGAAATGAAAACTCACCGAACAGAATTTGATGAAACCAAAGACAAAGAAATCAACAATTCGCATATCTTCAGATCCAAGAACAAAGAGATTTTCGATTTTCAAACCAAAAAATGTAACAGTGTAGTTAGAAGAATCGAaacggaagaagaagaagaagaaagagaaacgTTGGAAGTTGTTGTTAAGGTTGGTGGTGTTTTTGTTCAAACATAAATGGCGGAAACAAGTGTATTTGAAAACCCTATAATAATGCTTTTTCGTTTGTTCTTCTTTCTTGTTCGATTCTCttctattgttttttgtttttcctcttCAACAACTATTTAATGTAACGTGTATGTGTTGTgtcttttttcctcttttcaatttttcaaatgttTAACGGCCAACTTTTCTTAATCACACCAATTTTTCCAcacattaatcatattttgtttaacaaaaattattttattttgtaataaaaaatgttttttttttacaagtttcattttttatagTGATTATGgttagagttgtgttatttgaacatatCATGTGACAATTTTTgcgacaaccaaaattttataaaagaaatgaggtattggcacaaaaaccaaagcaatagagagagaaagtaaaaaaggtaatgtaaatatgagagagaaagttgtcacaaaattgtcaaaaatgattgttcaaatatcatttctcttatggttatttaccatttttatgttttttaccGTAGTTTTAATGTCGACATATAAAGTAAAAAAGGGAAGTacttgttttactttgaaaaatgTTGATGACTACTGACAATGAACCAAATGAATTgaacttgagctgaaaattaagtcTGTTAACTAAATAAGTTGAACTTGAGCTAGACATAATTCGACTCGTTTGATTCATGAACTAGCTccgtattatatatataatatacttaATATGAGTATACAATTAAAATAGttaactaaatatataaaatttgttaCACAATACTAAGTCAACCGAGAAACTTGGAAGTGGAACAAGGCTTCCTCTAGTatattgtttttaaagaaactaCCTGtaattctaataaaaaaataggtaaaattacacttttagtcccttaacttaatttcaggtaacagtttaatcctttatcttttttttttcatttgaatttggtcctttttatccatttttatatacattttcaagcttcaaatctaatattcttatgcaaacatagtcaatgatcatagatttgaagattgaaagaccataagaaaataaaatcatgaattttaagcttaaaaattcatataaaaatggacaaaagggaccaaattgaaatgaaaaaaagataaaatgactaaactgttacctgaaattaagttaagagactgaaagtgtaattttgcctaaaattTACGataagttgtattttttttcttttcttacatTGAATTATTGTACTATTTAACGGTTTTCCTTCACTATTATTGACATTTACGCGAGTCTCATCATATTAACATGGATTTCTTCGTATTTATAAGATATGTTTGTCAACATATAcatttttcaaattaacaaaCTATTATGGTGGagtttccttttcttatttttatttttccaagtCCCCCCATTTTTCTCTAGtggttaaaatataatataatttacttATAAAAGAATAGAGTTGGAATCCAATGATATCATGAGTAAGTCATAAGACTTACACCAAACCAAATCTTAGTCATCCAATATAATGTATCAAATGATTCATaacattttattattcaaattaaaataccCTGATTGAGGCATGCGTGTGTGACTCCATGTTTGTTCTCTTCTCCAGCAAAAAAATTGGCGCAAAACTTAGACCAAACAAACATAGAAAAACGATAAGGCATAACAATGAAATTGTCTTcacacaacaatcaacaatagcatcgttctcaaacaaacaaagagACACAAAGCAGACGGCGACaacaatagaaatataaatgtaagtaatattgataataaagaaagcgacaattagtcaattacatatatgatatatcctaAATAGAGAACACAATTacttagtcaattacatatatacCAAATATAATAGAAATGTCAGGTAGCCCGCACATATCGGATTTTCACTGCCTATCACTCGTGtcccagatttttttttttttttttttactgaatcgCTCGTATCCCAGATGTATCTGAAAAGTATcggataattgttttttaaaaaaataaaatttaatattcttctgatacgtatcgggaagtatcgatGCAGGATACGCAGGAATACGGTACTTCGTCTATTTTGAAGTATTTGGGCTTCAGAGACCATCACTTAGCTAACTATATAAGAGCggttaaatttaaaattgttgtcatttatttgtaaacaaaaaaaaaatctggggTACCCAATCATTTTATAACACAAGGCACCCTGCTTCCAGCTTAAATCAACTACCATCTTAATAAAAATGACCTGACCTTAAAGTCTTAAACCTAGATTAACATGGGTTTAAAATGAAATGTGTTATGATAAAAGTAGAATGTTGGCAATGATctaatgattataattgattgaaaatttaaaacttgTTGTCACTAGATTTtgaacatattttaaaaaaattatagaaaaaatgcCACAATGTCATTTCATACATTATGAAGTTTTACGTTCTTTTGTGTGCACTATGTATGCCACAAACTGACCTTACGTTCTTATATCACTTCACACATAAAAATTTATGGCTTGGTTTACCTACTAAGTTTAAGGTGCGTTTGTTTTACCTAATAACAATATACTACCAAACTAacatttgtttgttaaaaaaaactaaaatacacACGTCAGTGTTAACTTactaaaattaattcaaaaataacACGAGAAAGTACTGTATAATTAATTGTTTTACATGCCCAATTGaaacttaactaaaaatacTGTTATCAACCAACCAAATCTGAAAGTAGCTGAGAACAAAATCAGGCAACCCTTGAAGCAGCTACTAAACCGGCGTTGTTATAAATAACCCTGAATGCAGTTAATACtttctatatttattttggCGACCTCTTCCAGAATCATTGTCTCTATTACGTGAAAATTTGCCTCCTCTACCATACCTTCCTCCTCCCCTGAAAAgagattatataattaatattctaGTTCGAGTTTCACTACTTCCCAGTGATCCCaacaaatagagaaaaaaacatattaaggTTAAGAGATGGTTGCATTGCGTGCCACTTACCTTCCTCGGTTGCTGAAACTTTCTCTGCGTATATCTTGTTTACCACGAAGCTGGCTCCAGTATTGTTTTTCAGCTTCACCTGATTACATACCAAT is from Medicago truncatula cultivar Jemalong A17 chromosome 1, MtrunA17r5.0-ANR, whole genome shotgun sequence and encodes:
- the LOC25482254 gene encoding transcription factor MYB3R-1, whose protein sequence is MDGERKMAVPQGDGPIDSVEKVRAALHGRTTGPTRRSTKGQWTPEEDETLRKAVQRFQGKNWKKIAECFKDRTDVQCLHRWQKVLNPELVKGPWSKEEDDVMIELVNKYGPKKWSTIAQHLPGRIGKQCRERWHNHLNPAINKEAWTQEEELALIRAHQIYGNKWAELTKFLPGRTDNAIKNHWNSSVKKKLDSYLASGLLTQLQSAPHVGNPSQSMVATSSRLQCNEDENALQRIEGDEVLECSHESANALHFPSTREITSVDLQPEEENRPNEECSLGMDHSPSQASCSEPYLVSIDDSIDDVTICIPEIAHHEACSSEFNDQYSHEPGNSIKENHHLNLHSLPNISSMDLGNDSPQMQRDCTDPSGIRDLVNVPYQTSVGLAASMHMEATSMDSAKPDHMLISDDECCRVLFSEANNDRRFIHGDYNNGVGTVEFSGHPAFVCQSCHISIFVTGGTSTLPLTCPQCSNNFKGMSSSQSNHPVHSAEPENQQFGSRAPDNFIYGNDISSSHCIDAIDSAVMQDVNQNCCPTDEMPKPNMHTEKAGNGALCYEPPRFPSLDIPFLSCDLVQSGGDMQQEFSPLGIRQFMMSSMNCMTPSRLWDSPSRDDSPEALLKSAAKTFAGTPSILKKRCRDLLSPLSDKRIGKKHETDMASSLSKAFSSLEPDILSPSSLQKQNSGASGFDDDKENCGQADKGKQVEETIKSAILEEKKSQRDALDGNSPGKVKQRHFDVDSKMKIDAAATEIVLQSSGVLSEHDRNDLSLYSSDQVGFRDRIIGSSVRTPRNLNNRSSETAPNQSIPSKLSYENPCRFSSPCVRAKEHENLTVSVNRVKAPGDSSGDQSKNDGGFETYSIFGGTPFMKGFESPSAWKSSPWFRNTFLCSPNTEIRIEDFGFFKSPEGERSYDAIGLLKQVGEQTAATYENAQELLKNDTPKAVPKDASGNDNSPSANNSKLTSNALVERRVLDFSECGTPEKGDSSKSSDSRL